CACGGAGGcaggtgggcttgggggtccagCGGCCATTGGACTGGCAGGCGCTGGCTGGGTCCCCCAGCAACAGGAATCCAGGCCGGCAGCTGTACCGCACCACTGAGCCGACCCACCAGTCGTTGCCATACACCACCGAGTTGAAGTCCGCTTCGGGTCGCCCACAGttcactggggacagggaggttCCCAGGGGCATTGCAGGACTagcagcctgtgctgcctgcttGGCAGAAAGGCAGCCCAAGGGGTTGCACCCAGACAAGGTTGCAAGTCCTGGGCGCGGACCAGGGTGCTGGCTGGGATCTGTGGGTGCCCCAAGCTGCGTCCCCTTGTGGCCCAAGGACTGGGCTGCTGGAGAAACTCCACATGTGTGTGCATGGCACAAAACCTGCCCTCCCCAGGCTGGCTCTGCCAAGCCCTGCAGCCTTCCCCAggcccccgcccccctccccgggtttCTGTCCTCTGGCTGTACCTCGGCAGAAGGACTTGtagcccagccagcagcagctgccattcCCACACTGGCTCCTCTTCAGCTCCTTGTGCTTCCCCTTGCAGCCCCCCACGCAGATGGGTGCTGTGCCAGACCAGTAAGTATCCAGGTCTCCTGGGGCCACAGGGagcaaggcagagctgggctggggcagacACTCAAGGACCATCCTTCCTGCCAGCTGCCCAGCCCGCAGAAACCCGCTGGGAGGTGGTACCAGCCCAGCGAAGGCTCGTCTTGGCCTACCCCCAGACCCCTGCTGTGGTGAGGCATGCATCTGCTAGCAGCCCCCAGCTCTCCTGCAAACCAGCTCCCGCTTCCTCTGTGCCAAGCCTCAGCACAGGGGTGTGACAAAGGTCTTGCTCCCTGCTGGGGAAGACCAGTCCAGCCAGGTGCTCTAGGGCACCCCGTAAGCCCCTCTTCCCCCAAACACCCTGTTACCTTCTGGGTCCTCGCAGGAGACCAGCATGGCCAGCacggtgaggaagaggaggcccAGTCCCATAGTGCACACTCTgccctcctccccttgcccctcgAATCAAAGGCCCCTCTCTGCTTGCCCAGGAGAAAGTGATCTTGGTTTCCATACACACAGGACAGGGGATGCTGTAGGacatgggggaagggaggagacatTCCCTTTAATGCCAATCCTCTCCCCAGCAGATAATCTCTGGCAGATTACCCTCCCTGGACCCAGTGTTTAAAGGGACAACTCCTCCCAGTCACCACAGCCTCACCTCTGCTCCCAACACTTAGCACTTACATTGTGCAGGAGCACTATAGTCCAAGATAATGCAGGCACAGCCATGGCTTTGGCAGCAGAGCCCCAAGGCCCATGTGTTGGAAAGGGGGCCAAGCTGGAAGTGCTGTGAAGGCAAACCTGGCAGGAGGCCCTTCTCTCGAAGGCATCCTTGGCCCAGCTCTGCCAAGTACCAGGGAGCAAGGGCAGGGAAGGCTGGACAAGGTCTGGCCGCATCGCATGCTGGCAGCCCAGGAATGCTCTCCCCAGAGCTAGCAGCATCCTCCTACACTGCATGCTTCAGGGCTGCTGGGAGAGCCAGCTGCCTCCCACCCTGCTTCACCCCAAGCACAAGGTGCCCATCATGTGGCCCTAGCTCCATTTCACTGGCCCATGGGAGGCACTCTGCATGCACGCCCCTGGAGAGAGCAGTATTGGGGTGCAGAGGTGTGCACTGCCCTTCACACATAGATCCAGCCCCAGGAAACCTTCCCAC
This genomic window from Accipiter gentilis chromosome 5, bAccGen1.1, whole genome shotgun sequence contains:
- the LOC126038644 gene encoding CUB and sushi domain-containing protein 1-like isoform X2, whose amino-acid sequence is MGLGLLFLTVLAMLVSCEDPEGDLDTYWSGTAPICVGGCKGKHKELKRSQCGNGSCCWLGYKSFCRVNCGRPEADFNSVVYGNDWWVGSVVRYSCRPGFLLLGDPASACQSNGRWTPKPTCLPPRPTWGHSSTVAASRSQPVSPSTQAGPAGSCAATSVSVTATSHALPPGRAGLSGAVAAGPTPREASTLDVCFPSPCVSIAVLLP
- the LOC126038644 gene encoding CUB and sushi domain-containing protein 1-like isoform X1 is translated as MGLGLLFLTVLAMLVSCEDPEGDLDTYWSGTAPICVGGCKGKHKELKRSQCGNGSCCWLGYKSFCRVNCGRPEADFNSVVYGNDWWVGSVVRYSCRPGFLLLGDPASACQSNGRWTPKPTCLPPRPTWGHSSTVAASRSQPVSPSTQAGPAGSCAATSVSVTATSHAVSPGSGCPPLLPPGRAGLSGAVAAGPTPREASTLDVCFPSPCVSIAVLLP
- the LOC126038644 gene encoding sushi, von Willebrand factor type A, EGF and pentraxin domain-containing protein 1-like isoform X3; translation: MGLGLLFLTVLAMLVSCEDPEGDLDTYWSGTAPICVGGCKGKHKELKRSQCGNGSCCWLGYKSFCRVNCGRPEADFNSVVYGNDWWVGSVVRYSCRPGFLLLGDPASACQSNGRWTPKPTCLRICLRGRIEISERDITGRCSSSCSTQAHLGAFLNRGCIKISACVTKYSGWARWFLRCDICECDCHVPCASSG
- the LOC126038644 gene encoding complement receptor type 1-like isoform X4 translates to MGLGLLFLTVLAMLVSCEDPEGDLDTYWSGTAPICVGGCKGKHKELKRSQCGNGSCCWLGYKSFCRVNCGRPEADFNSVVYGNDWWVGSVVRYSCRPGFLLLGDPASACQSNGRWTPKPTCLRICLRGRIEISERDITGRCSSSCSTQAHLGAFLNRGCIKISACVTKYSGWARWFLRCDICECDCHVPCGKSW